In Centropristis striata isolate RG_2023a ecotype Rhode Island chromosome 15, C.striata_1.0, whole genome shotgun sequence, a genomic segment contains:
- the LOC131986626 gene encoding uncharacterized protein LOC131986626, with protein sequence MLCTYSAALLTCYSVFSDQEHEHTSSSVTRDEESFKELFSVARDASIIPDISLDPVLATFLSLDSSASLQYQYDFLQRSMNVEQQAAFNLSVTEELRGSSRVTCGGVGVVALAMSLLFDLVSQQVRSQGSTVPSAQRPQVKSIFGISSSSRIGWIIYSYLRLIPGMANDQEKLAETTELHDNWLKLELIDHYERMTTKKRMSTVSMQEWLAGAAFHLHMRIHQVRLHSVPQGSAESLRLSYKTAVGRLVQGYTVYLHRNVRETPATRKPGTKTAGGPGQTNTSSRTNMTCSSDQIFNESLVDISDDKFNETTMPNSTAEACKSNRSGEDFGLNVSNRSVETQDVNRETLNNTAVYEDVQGVLVIEPLRNVSHNVQHHPCESPAIQQALVTQIMNAQDLERNRNFFLHPEKLFHSLLKQRDDFVLKTN encoded by the exons GAGCTGTTCTCTGTGGCTCGGGACGCCAGCATCATTCCTGATATCTCCTTGGATCCCGTCCTCGCCACCTTCCTCTCGCTGGATTCCTCAGCCTCTCTGCAGTATCAATATGACTTCTTACAGCGCAGCATGAACGTGGAGCAGCAGGCCGCTTTCAACCTCAGTGTGACTGAAGAGCTGAGAGGCAGCAGCAGGGTCACCTGTGGAGGAGTCGGGGTTGTTGCTCTGGCTATGTCTTTGCTTTTTGACCTGGTTTCCCAACAA GTCCGATCACAAGGATCCACAGTCCCATCAGCCCAGAGACCCCAGGTCAAGAGCATTTTTGGCATCAGCAGTTCTTCAAGAATTGGTTGGATCATCTACAGTTATCTCCGCCTGATCCCCGGCATGGCCAACGACCAGGAGAAGCTGGCCGAGACCACGGAGCTCCACGACAACTGGCTGAAGCTTGAGCTGATTGACCATTATGAAAGGATGACCACGAAGAAGAGGATGAGCACAGTGTCCATGCAGGAGTGGCTGGCAGGAGCTGCTTTTCATCTACACATGAGGATACACCAG GTTCGTCTGCACTCTGTGCCTCAGGGATCAGCTGAGTCTCTGCGGCTGTCTTATAAGACGGCAGTAGGTCGCCTGGTTCAGGGCTACACCGTCTATCTGCACAGAAACGTCAGGGAGACTCCAGCAACCCGGAAACCTGGAACCAAGACAGCAGGCGGACcaggacaaacaaacacatctagCAGGACCAATATGACCTGCTCAAGTGATCAGATTTTTAATGAAAGTCTGGTTGATATCTCTGATGATAAATTTAATGAAACCACAATGCCCAATTCAACTGCTGAAGCCTGTAAATCAAACAGATCCGGTGAAGACTTTGGACTTAATGTGTCCAACAGAAGTGTTGAGACTCaagatgtaaacagagagacaCTCAATAATACGGCCGTATATGAGGACGTTCAGGGTGTGTTGGTTATTGAACCATTGAGGAATGTGAGTCACAATGTGCAGCATCACCCCTGTGAGTCTCCGGCCATACAACAAGCCTTGGTGACGCAGATAATGAATGCTCAGGACCTGGAGAGGAACAGGAACTTCTTCCTCCACCCTGAGAAACTCTTCCACAGCCTGCTCAAGCAGAGGGACGACTTTGTGCTGAAGACAAACTAG